DNA from Nitrospira sp.:
AGCTGGCACTCGCATCCAATCAGGGGAAGTTGCGGCTCGCATTACGGAATCCACTGAACACAGAACAGATCCTGACCCATGGTGCAACGATTGGAGGACTGCTCGCCTCCTATCGTCCGAAGGCACCTCCAAAGCCGGCTGCTGAGGAGGAATTCACGCGTGAGCAGGTAGAGGTCATCAAGGGGGGAACCATCCTCAAAGGCGGAGCTGGGCACAATAGAGACGCGAGATCAAAGTACTAACAAACTGAAAATGGGGGGACACCATGCAGGTCAAGAACCGAGCAAACCGAAAGGCACGGGTGATGGAAACGGGACGTATCGCCGTAATCGTGGGACTGGTCTTCATCGGACCGGTCGCAGCTGATGCAGGTCCGGACACGCTGACCTATACCGCGAAACATACCAACGAGGTCCAGCAAATGAAAATCGCTGTCGGTAAAAGCGTGATCGTCGACGTGCCTGTCCCGATCAAGCGCGCCTCGCTCGCCAACCCCGATATCGCCGATGCGATTGTGCTAAGCCCGAGACAGATTTATGTGACAGGCAAAGGGTTCGGGATGACCAATCTGACGTTGTGGGGAAAGGATGAGCAGGTCATGTCGGTCTTTGATGTGGAGGTCGGCATGGATGTAACGACTTTGAAAACCCGGTTGCACTCCCTGCTTCCCGATGAAGAGGGGATTCAAGTCCTGTCGACCAACGACCATGTCACGCTGACCGGCACCGTCTCGAGTTCGAATCGGCTGACTCAGGCAGCGGCAGTGGCTGAAGCGTTTGCACCGAAGAAGGTCATCAACTTTTTGAAAGTGCATCCGGAGCTGCGCGAAGAGGTTCCCCCGTCCGTCGTGGTTGAAGTGATCAAGGGAACATCTGTGAGCCACGTCACGCCGAAGTAACGAATCGAACGAGGGGAGGAACACCTGTGAATATTATGGCGAAGATCGGCGACACCCGGTGGATGGTTGCCATTCTTGTTGCGGGGTCAGTGATGGTCAGCGGTATGCAGGCACGAGTGGCGTTAGCCGAGGGCATTGCGCCCGTAACGATAGGAAGCAGCCAGGTGCAACGACTCGAGCTGACGGTCGGGAAGTCGAAGGTTCTTGAGGTGCCTGTGCCTCTCAAGCGGGCATCCCTGGCTAATCCTGACATCGCGGATACCGTCATTCTCTCCCCGACCCAGATCTATGTAACCGGGAAGACGGTCGGTGTCACCAATCTGACGTTGTGGCAGGATGCCGACAAGATCTCCTCCATCATTGACGTGGTCATCATGCCGGACCTGAGCAGGATCAAGGAGGATCTCCACCTCCTGTTCCCCAATGAGCGCGGTATCGCGGTTGCGGCGACACACGATCGTTTGACGCTTTCGGGAGTCGTTTCCAATGCCGCTGCGCTTCCGAAGGTGCTGGATATGGCCGAATCCTATGCCCCGAAACGAGTGGTGAACATGCTCGGGGTTGGTGGCGTGCAGCAGGTCATGTTGGAAGTCCGGGTCGCGGAAATGGACCGAGAGTTGATCAGACGGCTCGGCATTAATCTGGCCGCAGTTGCCTCCAATGCCTTTGGGGTGACTGCGTTGAACAATTTGACGTCGCTGATTGGGCCGGGAGTTGTCTCAAGCGCGCCGACACTTGGCCAAGACGTTACGTCGACGATCAACTCGGTGGCCAATTTTAATACCGGCAGCATCTCATGGACCGGATATATCGATGCCTTGAAGCAGCAGAATGTGGTCAAGGTCTTGGCCAAACCGACCTTGGTAGCGATCAACGGCCAGGAGGCGGCCTTCCTCGCCGGCGGCGAATTCCCGATTCCGGTCCCCCAGGCGTTCGGCGTCGTGACAATTCAGTTTAAGAAGTTCGGCGTTGGTCTCACCTTTACGCCGAATGTGCTGGCCAATGACCACATTGGCATTAGCGTTGCGCCGGAAGTGTCGGAACTGGACTTCACCAATGCTCTGAGGCTGCAGGGATTCACCATTCCAGCGATCACGACCAGAAGGGCTTCGACCGTCATCGAATTGGCCGACGGTCAAAGCTTCGCGATCGGTGGCTTGCTCCGTGACAACCTTCGTGAGAGCGTGAGTAAGTTCCCTGTGTTGGGAGAGATTCCCATCCTCGGGGCGCTGTTCCGGAGTTCTTCGTTTCAAAAGAATGAGACCGAGTTGCTTATTATCGTGACACCGCATCTCGTGAAGCCCATGGATGTGGCCACGCAAAGCCTGCCCACCGACTATTACGTGGAGCCGAACGATTTCGAATTCTACCTGCTTGGGCTGGCCGAGAAAGGTGGGTTCGGCGGCAGCAGGGATCTGCGCAGCCCCGTGACCGATGTCGAAAAACCACGGACCTTGGGATCAGTCAAACGATTCGACGGTGGGTTCGGTCATATCGTGCCCTAATGAAACTCAGATTAGGTGCTGTCCGAAAGGGAGGGTGTCCAATGCAGAGCATGAAGATGAGTCTGGTGGTTCTTGTGGGGACGTTGGCTGTAACGGGCTGTGCGCCGACTCAACTCGGCGAAAATTATGGCGCGTCCTATTACACGATGCTGGAGAGTCAGATTCTTGATCCGACGGCGGGCCGGACTCAGGACCCAGTGATCGGGCTTGATGGAAAGGCCGCTATGATTTCGATTGAACAGTACCGGAAGACCTTTGAGCAGCGCGATGCTGGTTTTAATCGATCGCTGGTCACGACCGGGGTCAAGACCAACTAATTGCGTGGAGTGATGAACACATGTCGAAAACCAGACAGAGCGAGAAAGGCAGTGTCGCAGTCGAATTTGCGATCCTCCTTCCCTTGTTCATCATGTTCGTGTGGGGGGCCATTGAGTTTGGGATGGCCTACTACACGCAGGAAGTCCTCACAAACGCGAGTAGGGAAGGGGCTCGAGCTGGAATTGTGCAAGTCTCGCCGAAGCTGACGCCAACGCAAATTCAGACGATTGTTACAGATTATGTCAGGAACGCCGGGGTTCCCGTCGCCAGCCTGAATACTCCGGTGGTCACAGGAGCGGGCGGCTTGTTTCCAACCCCGCTTACGGTGACAACGACCTATAACTACACCTTCCGGATCGTCTCAATGATCACGGCCGGAGCGGTTCCGTCTTCCATCACACTCACCGCCACGAGCGTTATGAGGAACGAATGAACACGCATGCGCCACAGATCATCCAACCTTTGAAGAATGAACGGGGTGTCTATGCGCCCATGGTCGCCGGTGCCTTGTTGATGTTCCTTGGCATTCTTGGGCTGACGATCGATATCGGCCAGGCCCTGGTGGCGAAGAACGAATTGCACAACACCGCGGATGCGGCGGCCCTTGCCGG
Protein-coding regions in this window:
- a CDS encoding hypothetical protein (Similar to TadZ/CpaE, associated with Flp pilus assembly) → MSKTRQSEKGSVAVEFAILLPLFIMFVWGAIEFGMAYYTQEVLTNASREGARAGIVQVSPKLTPTQIQTIVTDYVRNAGVPVASLNTPVVTGAGGLFPTPLTVTTTYNYTFRIVSMITAGAVPSSITLTATSVMRNE
- a CDS encoding Type II/IV secretion system secretin RcpA/CpaC, associated with Flp pilus assembly; the protein is MNIMAKIGDTRWMVAILVAGSVMVSGMQARVALAEGIAPVTIGSSQVQRLELTVGKSKVLEVPVPLKRASLANPDIADTVILSPTQIYVTGKTVGVTNLTLWQDADKISSIIDVVIMPDLSRIKEDLHLLFPNERGIAVAATHDRLTLSGVVSNAAALPKVLDMAESYAPKRVVNMLGVGGVQQVMLEVRVAEMDRELIRRLGINLAAVASNAFGVTALNNLTSLIGPGVVSSAPTLGQDVTSTINSVANFNTGSISWTGYIDALKQQNVVKVLAKPTLVAINGQEAAFLAGGEFPIPVPQAFGVVTIQFKKFGVGLTFTPNVLANDHIGISVAPEVSELDFTNALRLQGFTIPAITTRRASTVIELADGQSFAIGGLLRDNLRESVSKFPVLGEIPILGALFRSSSFQKNETELLIIVTPHLVKPMDVATQSLPTDYYVEPNDFEFYLLGLAEKGGFGGSRDLRSPVTDVEKPRTLGSVKRFDGGFGHIVP